The Takifugu rubripes chromosome 16, fTakRub1.2, whole genome shotgun sequence genome contains the following window.
TGCGCTGCAACTTGCACTGCTTCTGCTAGTTAAGGATAAATAAAGCCACGTTTCCACCGAGCAATCCAGTCTAGTTCAGTTTAGTTCAACTTTTCCACTTATCTGTACATTTAAAAGAGTACGAGGGTAAATGACTATGTTTGTGATGTCtgcattgatttgtttttatcGAAATGATCGTTTGAATTGAAAtaacttgttttgttttactggTGAGCTGCTGGACCTAAACTCTGATCAGAGTTCAGAAGTCTGTTGGGGCATATCAAACTGAACTGCTAAGATTGGTAGAAACAAGGctaaagtttgttttaattattattttactgGTAAACTCAAttgatcaaataaataaatataatagtGCCTTCTGAGCCTTGAAGTGCCCATTGAATGAAAAGGCCTGAGTGGGTGGTTTACAGGCTATTTTCTGTCATTAATGTCATCTTTGGTTTACCTTTGCTCGATCTGACCCCTACACATCCTTACCTTGCCTGAGAGTGGCATTTACTTCAAGGGCAAGCTGGGGGATGTCACGCAGCTTCCTATGATTGATCTCCTCACTTTCTTCACAAAGATAGACCTTGTTTCCGTAACCACAAAGTCTTTTTCAAGCTCAGGGTGTAGGAGACGCCCTTTGGCACAGTTCCAGGATCAGTCAGATTTACCCTCCCCCTCAAACCCTAAATGTAACCATCAGAGGAGTAAACACAAAACTGACCTTACATCAGTGTCTAGAGGCAAATACATCCTTAATCTTGTTCCATATGTGGCCCATATGgaacctcttcctgtttccttagATATTAAGTGTGAGGCAGACTTTTTGATTTCCAGGCTGTTTGATCACAGAATACCAGTTAAACTCAATGTGTGGTATAAACTTTACAGCGGCTGGAAATCCAAACCGGAAACAGGAGCTGTTAACTTATATTTACTGTGCATTTTGATGATTTTCAAAGGGGAACGCTGCTTCATACCAACAGTTGAGCAGGTAAAACAGTGTAGACAGCATAACCTTATTCACAAAAACCTCCCTGCAACGCTGCACCATAGCAAGTGTTTTACATCCTGTAGCACTGACGTGATCAACTACCGGTACCTAGAACTTCCTGGTAACAATGGATACTCCTGACTCAATCAGGTCTTGTATtgctttcattttcttcatcaGAAAATGCATGTAATTAGAAATGAAATACAAACACACCATAGGAGTGTGGTAATTTGCAAGGTGATTAACGCACATTTTCCACAAGTAACgcttttatttttgattaaaaTTCCCTTCCAGAAGCTGCCTCCAGGTGTCTATCAACTGTTTCCTATTAGAAAACACGATATTGAAACCTTTCTGAGTTGTAGTGAGTGGCTGAAGCTCTAACGTTTCATTGCCTTGTTCTCTAGAGTGTCATAACAGCAGATGTACATTTAATGCTCTACTCCAGCCCAACTCAGGTTTAGTACGAGGGTATATATTGGTCTTTTCCACAAAGTTACAGCCAGGGGTAATGACTTCAACATACCACCCCCGGCCACTCCAGTGTGAGTGCATGGACAATTACCACTTACAGCGACGGTAGCAGCAGAACGTATTTCGGGAGGAAAATTAAGTTTCAATTGTGTaataatttgtgtttttcatacGGGTCTTTTATATAAAGACCATTTTTTTCACTCCGGCGAGTTGAGCTTTGTGCTTTATCAATTCTTTCACCCCATATGGGTTCCTTGTGCAGATTCAAGCATTAAAGGCTGAGACTGCAGATACAGTGAAGTGCTATCATTTGAATCTGCGAAAGTAATATTGATATTTGCTCCTTAATCTGTTTGAtgtgtgcagagctgcagcacagatgaCTCAGTTTTAGCGTTGCAAGATGTCTTATGCTCGCTCTTagcacaaagaaaagaaaagcagttcACTGTGAACTGGACCTATATTGAATGCGATGTGTGCGCTGCCTCTGAAATAACGTgcacaggaaggagagagggcTGTTAGCAGTGAATCTACGGTCTGACGTCTCTCTTCAGCACATTTTATTCTTACCCTTGGGAAGGAGCCAGTTCAGTTTTACCAGAGACGAAGCTCCGTTTAATCAAAGATACATGGCACACCACATACTTTTCCAAATCTGTGCCAGTCAGAAATCTGGAAATCGGATTTTACGGACCTTGTGATTTGGGTTGTTTGGAGCTGCAGATAGTTTTGGTGTGGTTTTCTATGCACTAAACAAAACGAAAGAGTGCTGCCACGCTAGTAAGTTCCAGTGTTATGCTCATCAGTCCTGTGGCtgctctgttgtgtgtttgtgcataaaTAAAGACAACACAAGGCACCTTTAACAGATTTACCAGATGTGCATGGAAAAGGAAAGGGAAAATCTGTTTTCATAGAGTGGCTTTGCGGAGGCCTGTGTAGCAGGTGAGAAGACTCTTGCCAAAAACACATCTCCTATTCGTGCTTATGGTTAAACCATAGAATAGAAGCAAAATATTTTTGAGTTCATCATCATTTCTTTTCACCACATGGATTGTTTTAGAGGTCACGTTCAGAAAAACCTGGGTAAAATATTCCGAAATGCTCCTACTAGCATCCAATACAGCTCACACTTgaggtcagtcagtcagtttgtAATTATGAAGATAATAAGTCCCCATtactttgacccctgacctttgtcCTTGGTGAGTTGTTTTGGAGTGGTCCCTGAGGGGTAACTAGCTCTTAGCATACTAGCATATCTCAGTAGAGTcgttaaaaaaaatgaacaagtCGCAGCGTTGCTCAAAATCAGATGGAATAAAGTTTCAAGGCTGCTTCCCATGTGTCACCCACACTGGGACCAGCACTTCCACCTCACCCCATGTTTGTGAACTTGAAATATGGAAGCAGCCCTGTAAATCTGccacattttaaacacaaatctCCAAAACTTTTGGGGAAGTTAGGGCTTTTAGTGCTTGATTTTTATCGAATGTTCATTAAGTGTGCCGTGAACTTCCTGTTGAAGTCTATTAAAACTGTGCTGCTACTGGTATGTGCAGCTTGTTTGCAGAGTTTGTGGTATCGTGGGGTCCGCAGTGGAGAAATGGACACCAGATGGGGCCAAGGGGGGGCGGAGATGCAATGTagaataaaataacacatgcaAAAGATTGAAACTGAAAtggggaaggagagaaaaaacatttgtgtgcatttgtgtgtgtgtttgtgtgtgtgtgtgtgtgtggtggggctTTCTTTTCATAATTAGATTGTTGCATCATCTAGAGTTGTGTGTTGTGCACCACAGCACATTAGGAGTATGAAAACAGATCTAATCTGATGTTCCTTTAAAGTTTTACACTTCGCAACTGTACGTTTGAACTGTATTTTGTTAAACGTggatttgcttctttttttttctttttttttttaaagcccacCGTAGATGATTGAAAAAACAACCGTGTTGGTTTTCCATGCAAACCTATGCGTAAATCTGTGTATGTCTGAGATTGAAAACCGACATTCCACATTCCCAATGTACGCTCACGTTAAAAAAAGGTTCTATTTAGAGCATTTCAGAGCTGCCTTGTGATCCCTCCAAACCCTTTCTaatgcaaacacagcagaaaaatgGTCAGTCAAAGTCCGCAGAACTCTCCCactctgtttctctcctccctctcattaTCTGATCTGCTATTGTGGCTATGCTATAAATTTTCTTTCTCTAGCTGTTTTATTCAATTCAGTTCAGCCTGCGTGTTATGTTGCTTCCATCAAAGCATTACAGTACGAACATATTGACTCAGGTGTTAATGATTCGGAATATCGTTTGGAAACGCGATATTCTGTTTTTGCCAGACACTCTCTATGAATAAAAGATGACTCCTGAGCTGTTTTGATTTAAGTGTTCGCGTATGTTGCAGTTGATCTGTCGCCGCAGATGGTTTTGTGTCGGACTTTTGTGAAAGGTTTCTATATTTTTCTTTAGCTCGGCGGTGAATCACATCTAAGCCTGGTGAGTCAGAGACAACAAAGACAGCCAAATTCTGAAGTGGGAAAGAATCTGTCTGAGCATGTGCAGTATGTGGACAGGTGCAActgcgtgtgtttgtctttattaaTTAAAGTGCCAGTAGGCTCTTTTCTTGCCCGAGGTCCCGCTGGTGTGACAGTCTGCCGCAGTTTGTGGTCTCTTAGTCTTAAATCTTACTATAAATAAACTTTCTGCCCTCCCAGACCTTCCTGCAAAGCCCCGCAGGTCCATTTTTTCCTATGTGAGGTGGTTTGGAGGACGAAAATGACAGGAGCTTGCTTTTCTGGACAGTTATTCCCATGGATCTTTGCAGTGACACGTAATGCTGGTTGTTTTTCTAATCCTCCCACGGGAGTCGATCACATTCGCGAACTTGTCATTCCTGCCCTGTGACCCTGCTGCAGTTCACTACAGAAGCTCGAGCTCTGTCACTTTTCTCACTCTGTTACTGTTGTTGTAGGTTTCCAGTtacatgtcccccccccccgctcccccaAATAAACGCAATGCTTGGTTTGCAATCAGTGTAGTATGatcttcctgtcatgtgatgtATTTTCACAGCTAATTTCTGGCAGAATTTGAGACTGTTTTAAACGTCAGCCGCACATGGGTGGCCCCGGACACAGAGACCTCGGAAAATTAAAGTGGCCaccgtttgtttttttttacgatAAATACACAATATTTATTTACACATAGAGTGGTTATAatagaaataaatacaaaataaaaatctgagCATTATACTTCATGTGGTATTGCACCCATTTTGAAATGTacatcagaaatacattttcagaaccttttaagaaaaaaaaatcctctgatTAAAATATTTCTTTCCCAACTTTATGTAGACATAAATATAGTCATATATAGTTTTATTCTTCCACAATAGTTCAGTTTTGTCTGtcttttatataaataaatgtcttcATTGGGAAATCGGGTGTCCATGATAACTCTCCATAATGTCTTTCTGTCCGCGTCCTCACCGACAGCCACATCCCTCTACCACCATGTCCATGTAGTTTTTAAGGATGACTTTCTCATATTCATCCAGGTAGAGTAAGGAGATGGGACTGAGGTCAGTGGGCACGCAACACGCTCGGGGAATATTTGAGTTGACTGAGTTCACCAGTGTCTGCACAATGGCATGATTGGTAGAGTTGAGGTGGTCTGCCAGGGGGAATGGACATTCTCCTTGGCAATAAAAGGCATGGTAGCCAGGGGGTGCCACAATCCACTCGTTCCACCCAACGTCACTGAAGTCTACATACAGGGCATGCCTCTTGCAGTTGGCCTTGTGCTGGTGTTTCCTGCGCTGTTTGCGGAGTGCCGCCTGACGTTTTTCCCTCGTGTGGAGCACTGAGTCCCCACGGCCGTCGTGGCCGTACGTTACTAGCAAAGGCCGGGCCTGAGGCCACGAGTCCTGGTCCTGGTGCAAGGACCGGCTCACCCTGACGTGTCTGCTATGGTTCTGGGCATGCTCTTCTTCTacctcactctcctctggatGAAGCACCTCTATCACGAAGCCGTGATTGTGGCCTTTCCCGGAAGTCCACTGAAGCACAGCAGAGCTGACATCGAAGCTCTCCCAACGGGTCAGAGAGTCCTGAACAAGTCGAGTGTCCAGCAGACGGGCCAGAGGTTCCCTGCCTTGAGGAACTCCGAATATCTCGTAGATGTTGATGCGATGGAAGCGGCCAGCATGAGCCTTACCAccggtgctgctgttgctagaACTGCTGTTGGTGGACGCAGCTCCCATGACCTGATCCCTGTAGATACGGAGCTCTGCAGAGGTGATGAGCTCTTCTTTAGGGATGGACGTTAAATTAAAATAGAACTGTTGAGTTGTTTTGCCTTTCAGCCTGGCCAGTGCCTCCATTGACTCTATAAGACATGAAACAAAATGTTTATGGGTTATTTAAATACAAgataaaacaaatcagtgagAATTGATATTCCGAGTGGGAATAAACCGGCAGGTTTCTCTGATTACAAATACTTGGTTGAATGTAGGAGGATGGAACAGTCTAAATCTGTCTCCTGGTGAGATGTATTTTCTCTGACTCCTTTTAAATGGAATATTTGCCCTATAAGAATCCACCACTGCCAGTTAACCATTATGAATGCTTTGAATTATCTAGTACGAGTGGGAAGGGAGCAGCAACCCAATGAAAATCAATTGCAAATGGGTTACATAAATGCCAACACAAATACCAACTGCTCCATTACCCTTTGCAGGTCTGACCATCTTTGTAAATTTGGATGTTTCCTTTAGATGAAGAAAAAGATATTGCAAAAGGCATCTGCATCCTGGGGAGAATTGGAAGCCCTTCAATTTTAACTCTGAGGCATCAACTTTGAACTTTTTCACTGTGAATTTCATAGATGGTGCACAGACACACGTTTTAATCTGCCGAGTGtggtaaaataaacacaaacgtTGAACGATGTGCTGTTTCAAAGGCAGCATTTAGGAAATTCCACCATCTCATCCTAAAGCTCCCTCCAGAGACACAAAGACCTCAATTAGGCATATCATTCCCCATTTGATGTGGGAAAGCCCCCAATCTCTCGTTGCCTCTATCCTAGGTCCCCAAAACCTCTCTCTCGTCCTTTAGCTCCCAAATCCCATTTTGCCTTTGTTCCCTTAACCTCaaatcctcttttcttttttgtttcttctgtcaCTTCTCTTCAGCTGTctcactctctccatctctcctttgAGAAACGGCTGTGTGAACAAGTTCGGGCTTGTCAAAAACGTGTGAACCACAGATATGAGTGTATCCACATTCTTGATTTCTTTCTGCACCCCATGCCAAAAGGAAAGATAAAGCCTAATGTTGGGTCATTCATCACAAACATGTCTTtggcagccacttcctgtgcaATAAAAGAAATGTTCTCTTTGGCAGCAGAAACTGTTATTTTTGAAAACTGATAGCAGCGAAACTAATTATTTTGGTGAAATTAATATTGTATGACAGATGAATGATGAACGATTAGAGCGGATCTCTTTGATTTGCAGCCGTTACATCTGTATATACATGCTTATTATAGGCACGAGCTATCAATTGCAGGTCTCAGAACATGGGAATACTTAACAACCCTGCAATTCTGTTAGCATAGGATGGAAGAGCCAGAGAAGCATATGTAAACACAGTCTGAGCACATTCCTAATGGCTGGTGGTGTCAAGGTGTACGCTGGCTGGCTGCAGAGGTTTCCACCAGTGGGCAGGGAGCAATCAGTCAGCCAGGTTGTCCTGGCCAGGCTTGTTTGTAGTGTGTCAGTGTAGCCACTGGGTGTCATTGCACTAGACCTCTGGAGAGCACCCAAGCAACCACTCAACCACCCCTCTGACTCACCCCTGATGGAAACTTCCCCACTCAAACACTTAGGAGTCTATAAAGACTCTGTGTTAACCCTCAGTCGATTGTATGTTATAAAAACTGGACCGTGATCCGTGTTAGAACGGGTGCTGCGTACAGATAAGCCACATGTTGAGAGTCGTCTACTATGGCGCACACATCGTTGTATCAGTCTCTCAAAGCGCACCACTTTGCTGCTGAGCAGCTGAACTTAATACATAATTAAAGCATCAGCTATGTTTAAAGTACTCCTGCTGGATAATTGTAGTGCGTGTAAACTAACCCACATCGTCAGATAAACACAGTCATAGCACGTTTGGCGAATCCGGGCACTTATTTATTTCTGGATACGGGACAGGGAAACGTGTCCAGTACAACTTGATTTTGAATTAAGATGATGTTAATGTTAAACAGGGAAAGCCAAAGTCAAATTGTGGTGTTATTAGACATGCGTAATGGTGCACATGTGGAGAAAAGGCACGTAACCCTGCTGCGCTTCGTACAAGAGCTAATTCCAGCCCTGTTAAAAGTGACTCAGAACTTGGTCTGACACGACGACTTTGTCATAACGCATGTTAGTAAAATGTCACGCCACATGTTATTGGAGGCTGATGACTATCACCTGCGCAAAGCAGCACCGCCCTTTATCCTGCTCCTGTAGTGCGTGTCTGGAAAAACTGTTTTCAGGGCCCACGCAAACACCATCAATTATTAAGAAACAAATTACCCCAGGGACGCCACCGCCCCTTGATGTTTTTGAAGCCTGTGACAGCTGCGCCAAGGGAATGTTTTGTTAAAGGTTGCATCACTGCCATTTATGAGAGTCGGTCTAATTTTGTCGTGAATGGGGAGCTCGTTTGCAGTCGTGTCTGCGAGTTTTAACTAATTTCAAACACATTATAGGGTTACGAGTGACTTGGACGCGTGTCACCTGTAAATGACTAATGCTCCATAAAACAGTGAGGACTCTGAGGTTCAGTCCTGACACTCTGAGTCATGTTTTAAATATAGGTTTGGGTTGTCTGAGAGAACCAGAGAGCTGTCCGGCTGACAGGTAAAGGTATGTCGCTAATACATACCTTCATGGTGAAAGCTTCTAATCGTGTTGGCCTTGCTGGCGGCTGTCTCTGCATGTCTCCCCATGCTCCTGGGTCGTTTAGTGCTGTGATCTCCATTCGCCGAGTGCATGCGGTAAAGGTCCACCATGTACTGTGGCACCACGGCTTGCTTGCTCGGGGTCGGCCTGCGCTTCAGCCCGAACATATTGAGAAGCCGAAGCTCAAAATCGTTGAGGAAGCCCTCCGACTGCTGTGGGGTCTGCTTCCCAGATTCGCTGTATCTCCTCCGGCCGACCTCAGGGATAAGTCCCGTGGTACCTTCCAACAACACCTGAGCGAGCAGCAGTACCATGAGAGAGCGGACCACAGCGACCATGATCAGTCAGTTCCTGGGGAGAAGGTTGGTTTCTGTCAGTTCACTGATGCTTAAGTATGACATGAGGTAGACACAGCTGAGGATTCACTAAAGTAGTCTCAGAAGTCTGTATGATCTCCCCCCATATGGTGGAAATGATTGAAGGGGAGCAGGTTAAAAAGGAAGACACCTCTTCACTTTGaagtaaaacaaaaactgaGATTAAGGCTGTGAATATCACCCCCGGCAGTATTTCGCTTCTCGCTCACGCCACTGATCTCAACATAAACCGAAACAGGAAGATATCAAGGTGAGGGAATTTATGAAAGAcatgaacaaaaagaaaagaatggcaagagaaaagaaaaaaaatcaaaggaggCTGTGCCAGGGGAGGCGTGCAGAAAAGCTGTCCAATTCCATGAGATGGGAAATCATGTTGGAGAGTCTTATGAAATAAGAGATCAGGGGGGGaattaaaatgtcaggaaaGTTTAAGGTTAAAATGTGCAGCAGAGGCGGTCAGAAGCACAAACGTCTGTTTGCAGAGGCTTTGACGCTCCTGTATAATCAAAAGGGATAGGGTTACTTTATGAGGCTCGCAGGTGTTAAGTCTGGCGTGCGTACCAGAGCCAGATGTAGCCCAGGACAAGATAatccaaaacaccaaaaagaaGATATCGTAGTGTCAATAAGCTTCTTTcgtttttaaactttatttgttACTTCGCTTCCATCAGAAGTTGGACGTTTTACACTTTACGCACACGCGCTGAGCTGGAAATATCGACTTCCAGCTgtaaaaatgacctttttattaaaataaagaaatcaccTACATAAATGACAATAACATATCGCCCACGACACTTTAGCAATGTCACCGAGTCGCATTTTACCTGACGAGGAAGCGCTGTGTCCGGTCGTCGTTCCACCTTTAGACTCCGCGATAAATTCCACATTAATTCGTGTTTAATCCACGCTGCTTCTCCTTCGTGGACCAAAGACAGCCCATGCCCTTCGTTGCTCGCCTGTTGCACATATTCTCACCAGATGCAATTCGGGATAGGTCTTGGTCGGCacggaaaacaacaaaacaaaacgaaaaGTTTAGGAGCAAGCGGGGTTTCGTAGGCATGAACGATCTAAGTATAAAGCATCTTGGTGGAACatcttaaaaatgaaaaagttcGCCGGGGTAAAAGTGGAAGGTAGCTGTCTTAAGAGGACGTGCGCACACTGAGCCGTCGCTCCTCTGACTTGCTGCTTAAAAGTTGGAGAGCGCGTCAGCTTCTCCGTGCGCCACAGCGCAGTGGTTGGATTGATTGGTgccttctcttcctcccgcGACTCCTTTTGTCGTGCAGTGATGTCACTAAGGGGCTGTCAATCATCCGTCCACCGTAAGGCACCTCCTGCAGACCTCTAACCCTTTTCATGTTTAGATGTCAAATGAACACATCAGAGCCAGGGACCTGCTTTTGATAAGGTTTTCTTTCAAGCTTCTTAACAGGAAGATTATGTTTGAAATGGTTCAGCCTAGTGAGAATTGTTAATAATTTACAccaaatgcaaatgtgttttgatCTTCACAATGCATCTCCGAATCAGAGTAGCAAACTCCATCACAAACAACACTATTTTCCTGCATTGGTGCGTATCCTGGAAATTCACACCATAAAAATAGTTTAAAGGTAAACAGTTGAAACCAAAGTGTTGCTTTTAGTTGTTTGCTTTTGGGGTGATTTTCCATATATAGGAATAGCAATCGTCTGTTTGCCTGGCGTTTTTAGATGCATCCGAGGGGCTTGTTGCACGGTGccactgtgtgagtgtgaccGCACAAACCAAGGAACATGTCAGCCCGGTGCTGTTTCAAAAATAGATGATTGATCAAGGTGTTAAGGGCTGGATCAAATATGTTTAGCTTTCGGATTAAGGCTAATTGATAACAGCGTCACATCATGTTGCTTTTGTGGTTTAAAGGATTAGACCCTGTAGAGGGACTGTCATATCCTCCCGCTCTGCttcagtgtgtgttggggtagggatcctctgtgtgtgtgcgtgcgtgtgtgttggagtGGGGATCCTCTGTATGTGTCTGAGCTGGTTTGTACACACTTTCTTCTGGATTTGCCTTCAGTTTTATTTCAATGGACAGCACTTTATTTCATGTTTGCTGTCTCATCTCTATAATACTGTGAAAATCTAGAGACTTGCCAACAATTTCCACAGACagccatttttttcctctcagttGAAGAGCAGAACTTTGCTCCGTTCTGTTTTCAAGAAGCTGATTTGGTCTGCTATAGAATCTAAATGGCCTGTTTTGGTTCATATGAATGTTCAACAACTGCATTTGGTTTATGTTGAAAGTCGGCCTGCTGTATCTCCAGCACTCTTGGTGTAACAGAAGGGTGAGAGAAActttgctgctttgtttttagCCTCTGGGGTGTAGTCAACAACATCAATGTTTGGGTCATCACCATAAGAAAAGCCCCCATCGATTCCCTCTAGTGACTTCCAttaggtgatgatggtggggtaGGCGGCTGTGTTTTGGCCAAAGCATCAGCCCTGTTTTCTCCAGAAAGATGGCAATAGATTAAATCCCACAGAGATCACAAGATATCTTTGTCTCCTTCCAGGACAATAACATTTCATGAGGGATAATCCCAGATCATCTACTTAGCAATTAAAATACAGAGAGGCCCACGGGTGCATGCCATTACCAGAGTGGCAGTGGGCACTCTTTCTTGATCGTTTAGTCACTTTTTATACTTTGTACCAAACTGTTAAAACATCCCAGTCTGGATTATCCCGCACCCTTCGGTCGAGATTATTTGGTTTTAGTGTTTGCCAAAACTGAGAGAAAAAGCTATTAATGATTTCGGTGCTTTAGGTTTTGAAGCCCTCCGCAGTTGGACATGAGGTGGTAAGATTAAAAGAATGCCTTTTATATCTGTTCGTAGGCATCCAGAACCTTCATTTGTGGATCTATATTTTGACTACACATCGTTAACGTGCACGTATTGTTTGCTTTGGCGCGTCGTGCGTGAGGCCAACGCTGAGGAATGTTTTGAGCCGAGGCTGTTGAAGGACTTGATCAGCGATGCCTAGAATGGT
Protein-coding sequences here:
- the bmp2b gene encoding bone morphogenetic protein 2b; its protein translation is MVAVVRSLMVLLLAQVLLEGTTGLIPEVGRRRYSESGKQTPQQSEGFLNDFELRLLNMFGLKRRPTPSKQAVVPQYMVDLYRMHSANGDHSTKRPRSMGRHAETAASKANTIRSFHHEESMEALARLKGKTTQQFYFNLTSIPKEELITSAELRIYRDQVMGAASTNSSSSNSSTGGKAHAGRFHRINIYEIFGVPQGREPLARLLDTRLVQDSLTRWESFDVSSAVLQWTSGKGHNHGFVIEVLHPEESEVEEEHAQNHSRHVRVSRSLHQDQDSWPQARPLLVTYGHDGRGDSVLHTREKRQAALRKQRRKHQHKANCKRHALYVDFSDVGWNEWIVAPPGYHAFYCQGECPFPLADHLNSTNHAIVQTLVNSVNSNIPRACCVPTDLSPISLLYLDEYEKVILKNYMDMVVEGCGCR